Proteins encoded within one genomic window of Candidatus Thermoplasmatota archaeon:
- a CDS encoding helix-turn-helix domain-containing protein, which yields MPKVTLNLNDFKALASEVRLDILRTLDGKKLSLNEIETATKLHKMTLHEHLSKLVESGFVNKIEREGHKWVYYKLSWKGESLIHPENTKIVILFSTTFITLFLGIIGLIHIVQNITASQISHTIITKGPTQDISSSTGLFFGSDPILIYVTIICLILFIIFMIISLWRYKKNKIPKL from the coding sequence ATGCCAAAAGTCACATTAAACCTTAATGACTTTAAAGCGCTCGCTTCTGAGGTACGGCTGGATATTCTTAGAACTCTCGATGGTAAAAAATTGAGTTTAAATGAAATAGAAACTGCCACAAAACTACACAAAATGACACTGCACGAACATTTGTCAAAACTTGTTGAATCAGGTTTTGTAAACAAAATTGAAAGGGAAGGACACAAATGGGTGTACTATAAACTATCGTGGAAGGGAGAAAGCTTAATCCATCCTGAAAATACAAAGATAGTAATATTATTCAGTACCACTTTTATTACCTTATTTCTTGGTATAATAGGTTTAATACATATCGTGCAAAATATAACAGCATCTCAAATTTCCCACACTATAATCACAAAGGGACCTACACAAGATATAAGCTCATCAACAGGTTTGTTTTTTGGTTCAGATCCTATATTGATATATGTTACAATTATCTGCCTAATACTCTTTATAATCTTTATGATAATCTCTTTATGGAGATACAAAAAAAATAAAATACCAAAACTATGA
- a CDS encoding tRNA uridine(34) 5-carboxymethylaminomethyl modification radical SAM/GNAT enzyme Elp3 has product MSNREVCRAILDKLISGEFADDQDLTRVKLWACREFGLKNFPRNSEILAVATDDEREEVLSLLRLKPIRSISGVSVITVMPKPFPCPKDDPCVYCPGGPCFGTPQSYTGSEPAGRRAFENDFDPYKQVKSRIEQFKIMGHAVDKVELIIFGGTITAYPVDYLEWFVTQCLNAMSGADAKTIEQAQVAAENASIRNSDITIETRPDCFKESHVDFMLRLGATRVELGVQSVYDDVYKLVNRGHTVKDVVEATRIAKDSGFAVIYHMMPGLIGSNFDRDLKAFETIFCDDRFKPDAIKIYPTLVMPGTKLYNMWKQGDYKPYSLDEIIELIIQIKKRVPRWVRIQRIQRDIPANKIAEGVKLGDLRLLVQKQMKKKKVHCKCIRCREVGHVQYKSKRISNKTDVKLVVDRYKASEGEEIFLSFEDVKQDVLIGLLRLRYPSEKAHRLEVKNKRSMLVRELHVYGPLVQVGSDAEKNEWQHRGWGERLMQEGERISKEEFNANKIIVLAGIGTRNYYRRLGYEREGPYMVKNI; this is encoded by the coding sequence ATGTCAAATAGGGAAGTCTGTCGAGCTATTCTGGATAAGTTAATTTCAGGTGAATTCGCTGATGACCAAGATCTAACTAGGGTGAAGCTTTGGGCGTGTCGCGAGTTTGGTTTGAAAAATTTTCCTCGTAACTCTGAGATCTTGGCGGTTGCTACAGACGATGAAAGAGAGGAGGTTCTTAGTTTACTCAGACTTAAACCTATTCGTTCTATTTCAGGTGTGTCTGTTATCACTGTTATGCCTAAGCCTTTTCCTTGTCCCAAGGATGATCCTTGTGTTTATTGTCCTGGTGGCCCATGTTTTGGTACACCTCAGAGTTACACTGGTAGTGAGCCTGCGGGTCGTAGAGCATTTGAGAACGATTTTGATCCTTATAAACAGGTTAAAAGTAGAATTGAACAGTTTAAGATAATGGGTCATGCTGTTGACAAAGTGGAGTTGATAATTTTTGGTGGCACTATAACCGCTTACCCAGTTGATTATCTTGAGTGGTTTGTTACTCAGTGTTTGAATGCGATGTCGGGTGCTGATGCTAAAACAATTGAACAGGCTCAAGTTGCTGCAGAGAATGCTTCTATTAGGAATAGTGATATAACTATTGAGACAAGACCTGATTGTTTTAAGGAGTCTCATGTTGATTTTATGCTTCGTCTTGGAGCAACACGTGTTGAGCTTGGTGTGCAATCTGTTTATGATGATGTTTATAAACTCGTTAACCGCGGTCATACTGTTAAGGATGTGGTTGAGGCTACAAGGATTGCTAAGGACTCTGGTTTCGCAGTGATTTATCATATGATGCCTGGTTTAATTGGTTCTAATTTTGACCGAGATCTGAAAGCTTTTGAAACGATTTTTTGTGATGATAGGTTTAAACCAGATGCCATCAAGATTTACCCAACGCTTGTAATGCCTGGCACAAAACTCTATAACATGTGGAAACAAGGTGATTACAAACCGTATTCATTAGATGAAATAATTGAACTTATTATTCAAATTAAAAAGCGGGTGCCAAGATGGGTTAGAATCCAGCGTATCCAGCGGGATATACCAGCTAACAAGATTGCTGAGGGAGTCAAACTTGGGGACTTGCGTTTACTTGTGCAGAAACAAATGAAGAAAAAAAAAGTTCATTGCAAGTGCATACGCTGTCGTGAGGTTGGGCACGTTCAATATAAATCTAAACGCATATCTAATAAAACTGATGTAAAACTTGTGGTTGATAGATACAAGGCTTCTGAGGGTGAGGAAATCTTTCTTTCATTTGAAGATGTTAAACAAGATGTCTTGATTGGGCTGCTCAGGCTTAGATATCCTTCTGAAAAAGCTCATAGACTGGAAGTAAAAAACAAACGATCTATGTTGGTACGTGAATTGCATGTGTATGGGCCTCTTGTTCAGGTTGGTTCAGATGCTGAAAAAAACGAATGGCAACATAGAGGTTGGGGTGAGCGTTTGATGCAAGAAGGCGAGAGGATTTCAAAGGAAGAGTTTAATGCAAATAAAATCATAGTGCTAGCAGGTATAGGAACAAGAAATTACTACAGGCGTTTGGGTTATGAGCGTGAAGGCCCCTATATGGTAAAAAATATTTGA
- a CDS encoding PAS domain-containing protein, whose protein sequence is MLQKNETNTFINSEKRLGSVDLDGRYQTLFEQVNAAVFLTTLDGKVLEANLKSCELLGYSWDELIRMSLQDILPVSVDWSQLVEDISARGGYNIETENIRKDGSYVPVQISFSLFRMKGKPIMMALIQDITERKKAEKKLKESEQKYRGLFEYTTDGLMVLDARGEILDVNNRVLQIFGCKREDMVGSNFLNLGLLTPKSLSIVVKQFEELLSGRVAKTHETEIKNKDGNILNVEISSFFLQTEYDEVVNFVLIIRDISDRKQAEIRLMKEHELLQTLMDNIPDSVYFKDAHNKFVMVNKSKAAYLNARPEDMIGKTDFDFLPEDEARKVFEEDEELIRTGRMINKIEKFKGLYGSEIWVSVTKIPRFDEDGNIIGMMGISRDITDLKKESYLEQAIEQKIMEQKKLENVQRKDQVQ, encoded by the coding sequence ATGCTGCAAAAAAATGAAACAAACACGTTCATTAATAGCGAAAAAAGACTTGGTTCGGTTGATTTGGATGGTAGGTACCAAACCCTTTTTGAACAGGTTAATGCAGCGGTTTTTTTAACGACACTTGATGGTAAGGTTCTTGAGGCTAATCTTAAATCCTGTGAGCTTCTGGGTTATTCTTGGGATGAATTAATTCGTATGTCTCTCCAGGATATATTGCCTGTGTCTGTTGATTGGTCTCAGCTTGTTGAGGATATTTCTGCGAGAGGTGGTTATAATATTGAAACAGAGAATATACGCAAGGATGGTTCTTATGTTCCTGTTCAAATCAGTTTTTCTTTGTTTAGGATGAAAGGGAAACCTATAATGATGGCGTTGATTCAGGATATAACTGAGCGTAAAAAAGCCGAGAAAAAGTTAAAGGAAAGTGAACAAAAGTATAGGGGGCTTTTTGAGTATACAACAGATGGGTTGATGGTTTTGGATGCCCGTGGTGAAATACTTGATGTCAACAACCGGGTTTTACAGATATTTGGGTGTAAAAGAGAAGATATGGTTGGATCTAATTTTCTTAACCTTGGTTTGTTAACCCCGAAGTCTTTGTCTATAGTTGTTAAGCAATTTGAGGAGTTACTCTCAGGTAGAGTTGCTAAAACCCATGAGACAGAGATAAAAAACAAAGATGGTAATATATTGAATGTTGAGATAAGCTCTTTTTTCCTTCAGACAGAGTATGATGAGGTTGTTAATTTTGTTTTGATAATCAGGGATATTAGTGATAGGAAACAGGCTGAGATTAGACTTATGAAGGAGCATGAGCTTCTTCAGACTTTGATGGATAACATCCCTGATTCTGTTTATTTCAAGGATGCGCATAACAAGTTTGTTATGGTTAATAAATCCAAGGCTGCTTATTTAAATGCTAGGCCAGAGGATATGATTGGTAAAACAGATTTTGATTTTCTACCAGAGGATGAGGCGAGGAAGGTTTTTGAAGAAGATGAAGAGCTTATTAGAACAGGTAGGATGATTAATAAAATAGAGAAATTCAAAGGTTTATATGGTTCTGAAATATGGGTTTCTGTTACAAAAATCCCACGTTTTGATGAAGATGGTAATATAATTGGTATGATGGGAATTTCTAGGGATATTACTGATTTGAAGAAAGAGTCCTATCTAGAGCAAGCTATAGAACAAAAAATCATGGAACAAAAAAAACTTGAAAACGTGCAGAGAAAAGATCAAGTTCAATAA